The following DNA comes from Arcobacter cloacae.
TTTTTGATATAGCTTTTATGTTTTTTAATCAAGAAATTCACTCATATAAGTTCTATAAAGTAGGGGAACCATTTGGGTTTGAAGTTTTGGATTGATTCTTTCTTTTATGGTAACTCCACTAAAAAAACTTTTCCAAAGTTTTTGAAACTTTTGTTCATTTGATGAATAATTTGGTTCATCAAAAAAAGCAACTTCTTGAACTGAAAAATCATTTTCTATTTTCACAAAAGCTAGTTTTCTATTTAGGTCGTGAATTATGAAATTTTGATTGTTAAATCTTTTTAAAAAGTGTTTTCCTAAAAAGTAAAGTACATTAAATTTTGACTCAACTTTTGCATATAAAGTTCCATCTTCTAACTCTTCAAATCTTATAAATCCAGTTAATTTATGTACATTTCTAAATAACTCTTTTTCAAGGGAATTTAGATAAAAAACACAAGAGTTATTGATGTTGTATAACTGCTTTGTCTCTTTGAAACCAATAATAATATACTCCAATAAATAGAGTTCAAACTCTTTTGAATCACACATAAAAATATTTAAAATTCTTTGGATTAACTCTTTTGGAAATTTTGTTTTTATGGCATTTAAGACTTTTATAGCATTATCTTTTGAAGTTTTTAGTTCTAAAATCTCTTCAAAAATCATCTCATTTGGAAGAGTTTTATTGATTTTTATAGGTTTTAATTTTTTATAATAAACCTCATAAACCAAAGATAAAAATCCCTCAAAACTTCCATCATAAACTAAAATCATAATTCCCCCGTAAGTGAGCTAATATCAAAAAGAGAGGGTTGGATTAGTTTTTTTGGTTCAGGTTTTGTAAGTGCTAGTTTTAGACTTTCTCTATAAAATGGAACTTGTCTTTGAAACTCTTTGTTGCAAGTGATAAAATATTTTGCTTTTTTGATTGAAATTTTTAGTTTTTTTAAATCATCAAAAGTGAGTTTTTTAAATCTTCTAGCACTTAAAATCTTCATAACACCCCTTGCTCCAATTCCTGGAATTCTTAATAATTCCTCTTTTGAAGCTATGTTTATTTCCATAGGAAAATATTTTAGATTATTCAATGCCCAAAATGTTTTTGGGTCAAGTTCTTCATCCAAATTTGGAAACTCATCGGTAACTATTTCATCCCAAGAAAAGTCATAAAATCTAAGCAACCAATCAGCTTGATAAAGTCGATGTTCCCTTAAAAGTGGAGGTTTTGTGATTATTGAGGGAAGATTTTTGTCATTGTTTACTGGAATATAAGCACTATAATAAACCCTTTTTAAAAGCGCTTTATCGTATAAAGCGGAGCTTAGTTTTAAAATATCTCTATCACTTTCAGGTGTTGCACCAACTATTAGTTGCGTACTCATTCCTATTGGTTTTTGTTCCTTTGCTAGACTTAAATCCCGTGCAAATTTTAGTGGTTGTAAAACTTTTTCTTTTGTTTTATTTGGTGCTAGAAGTTTTAGGGATTTATCACTTGGAAGCTCTATATTTGAACTTACTCTATTTGCTAATTTTACAATTTGTTCAACTAATTCCATAGAACATCCAGGGATTAATTTCACATGAATATAACCATTAAATCTATATTCATATCGTAAAATCTTTAAAGCTTTTAAAATCAAAGTCATAGTATGGTCTTCGTTTTTTACAATTCCAGAGCTTAAAAAAAGACCTTCTATATAGTTTCTTTTATAAAAATTGATTGTAATGTCTGCTAATTCTCTTGGGCTAAAAACAGCTCTTGGAATGTCGTTTGAAATACGATTTATACAATATGCACAATCATAAATACAAATATTTGTAAGTAATACTTTTAGAAGTGATACACATCTTCCATCAGGTGTGAAAGTGTGGCAAATTCCACTTGTGTGAGTTGCTCCTAGTTCTCCTTTTTTGAAGCTTGTTTCAACTCCACTTGAAGAGCAAGAGACATCATATTTTGCACTATTGCTAAGGATTTCCATTTTTTCATAAATATCTGTTTTCATTTTTGTATTTTAGTAAAACTAAAAAAATTCCTTTGAAAATATTTCAATTTGTAATGAAAAGTTTTTCTAAAAAATTATTTGCGATTTTTAGATGATTTTCTAGCTTTTCTTTGGGCATTTTATTTAGAAGTGCAATTTGCATTTTCATTCGTGGATTTTTGTCAAATTTAAAAGAATACTTATATAAAAATCTCCAATAAAGTGCATCTATAATCTTGCACCACTCTTCTTTTTTATCATAATCACTCATCTTTAAAAGATAGTTAGAACTAGCAATATAAGGTTTTGTAGTGATACTTCCACCATCACTAAAACCACTCATTCCATAAACATTTCCAACCATCACCCAATCGTAAGCATCGATGTAATTTTTCATAAAAAACTCATAAACCTCATTTGGTTTGATTTCAAGTAATAAAAAGATATTTCCTAAAATCATAAGTCTTTCAATATGGTGATTATAAGCTGTAAGATTTAGTTTTAAAATAGTGTCATCAAGGATTTTTATGCCACTTTTAGCTTCTAAAATCTTTTTTGGCATAGAGTTTGTAAACTCAAAAAAGTTTGAGTTTCGTAAGAGTATTCCATCATCTTCATAAACTCGAAGCATAAACTCACGCCAACCTATGATTTGTCGTATGAAACCTTCTTTTGCATTGTAAGGAGCATCAAAATTTACTATTTTTTCTATTAACTCATGTAAATCAAGTAAACCAATATTTAAACTACTTGAAATATTTGAATGAAATAAAAAGTTTTGATTTATATCTTTTGTAATTGCATCTTGAAAAGAGCCAAAATTCTCAAATTTCTCTTTTAAAAAGTAGTCTAGTTGTAAAGAAGCTTCATCAAAAGTTGTAGGATAATAAAAGTTCTCACAAACTCCAACACTTTTAAATTTTTTACAGTAAATCAAAGCCTCTTTTACAAACTCATTTTCAAAAGCTAAAGTAGGGGGAATTTTTATCTCCTTTGGAAGTTTTTTTCTATTATCCTCATCAAAACTGTATTTATCAAAAAGAGGTTTTCCATTAAGCATGAAAATATTCAACTCTTTTCTTCTATTTATATAAAACTTGTGCAAAAACTTGTTTTTATCTTTTGGGTTTATAAAGTTTGGATTTTTGATTGTTGTGATGTTTGAAAAGTTTTTATAAACCTTTTTTTCCAAATAATTATCAAAAAGTTCATAAACAAAAATCTCTTCATTTTTATAAATTTCAAGATAACTCTCATCTTCAAAATACTCAACTAAAATATTATTTTGTTTCAAATAACTCTCATAAAACTTCATACTAGCTCTATGTAAAACAAGTTTTTGAATATGAAAATCATATTGGCTAAAAAACAGAGGTTCTTCTATTAAAAGAACTTTTTTATTTACAAAGTTTGATAGGTTTTTAAATAATTGGTTTGGGTAAAGGATAAATGTTTTCATAAAAATAGTTTATTAGATTTGAAGTTTATTTTGTACAAATTGTTTGTTAATTGATGAATTTTAATAATGTAATTTTCTAAATTATATAGATATAATTTTTTTATTAAGTTATTTCAAGAGAAAAGAAATAAATAAAGTAAAGTTTATGCATTCCCAAGCTTGAGCTTGGGAACGATGAAAATGCAATAAAAGAGGTAAAGATGAAAATAAAATATATAACACTTGCAATACTTGCAATGTTTGGTTTTAGCGGATGTAACGAAGAATATGCAAAAGTACCGTTTAGTGTACCTGTAGATTTTTCTAACAAAGGCACGGTTTATGAGACCAACTTTCAAGCACCTTGGAATATTTGGGGGTCGTGGGTGAAGTTTGCCTTAGTGGCTCGTTATGAGCGAGATATTGAACTCACAGATGAGCAAAGAAGCATTTTCTATGCTATTGGTAGTGGAAAGAGAGATAATATTCCAATACCAAAAGAAGAAAATAAATACTTCAAATTCAAAGTTACTCTTACTCCACTTGGTTGGGCTAGTAATAATGTGATAATTTTGACTGGTCATTATTATGACTCTAAGGTTATTAGGCATGAGTTTAAAGATGGTGAAAAAATAGAGTTTGTAGTATCAGTGCCTTTATATGGATGGGGAACAGCAAAAAATATCATGGCGGCGGATTTACAAAGACTACGAAACTATCATATACGGGTAGAGAGCTTGGAAGATATAGAACTTCCAAAAGATTTAATTCTTGAATTTGGAATAAATAGAAATAGCACAAAACGTTAAAACAACAAATTAAAAGGAAAAAACAATGGCAACAACATATTACTTCTCTCGTTCCCAAGCTCCAGCTTGGGAATGCATATAAAAACCAAATAAAGTAAGACAAATAAAAATGGGCAGAAGTAGATATAAAATATATGAACCAACATATCCACATTTTATAACTTGTACTATTTTACATTGGATACCAATATTTACAAGAACTGAAACAACCAATATTATATTTGATAGTTTAAAATTTCTTCAAAAAGAAGATAATCTAAAAATATATGCTTATGTAATTCTTGAAAATCATCTCCATATAATTGTGTCAAGTGATGATGTTTCAAAAACAATTAAAAAATTTAAATCCTTTACCGCAAAAGAGATATTAAAATATCTTCAAAATAAAAATGTAAAAACTATTTTAGAACAATTGGCTTTTTATAAAAAAGCACATAAAACTCAAACAACTTATCAACTTTGGCAAGAAGGATACCAACCAAAACTTATAAAAGATGAAAAAATGATGATAGAAACTATAAACTATATTCATCAAAATCCAGTAAAAAGAGGATATGTTGATGTTGCAAAACATTGGAGATATTCAAGTGCAAGGGATTATGAAGATGAAAAAGGTTTGATAGATATTGAGAGATTGTTTTAGTATAAGTATGCATTCCCAAGCTGGAGCTTGGGAACGAAGAGGAATGCTTGTATTAAAGTAATAAATTTTCTCAAATAACCCTAATAATCTCAGCACTAGGTTTCGCAAAATAATACCCTTGTGCGTAATCAACACCTATCTCTTTTACTTTTTCAAGTTCATAAGGAGTTTCAACCCCCTCAGCTAATAATTTTATACCATTTTCAGTACAAATTGTTCGTAAAGCTCTATAAATAGACTGTTTCATAGTATCTTTATCTATATTTTCTATGATATTTCTATCAACTTTTATGATGTCAGGTTTTATATCTATAATCATATTAAGTGAAGAGTATCCCTCACCAACATCATCAAGTGCAATTAAAAAACCTTTACTTCTATAGTAATTTAAAATAGTTTTTAAATGTTCTTTATCTTTTACATTTTGTGTTTCAACTACTTCAAAAACTATATTTTTTGGGTCAAAGTCTAGCTGTTTTGCCCATTTTACAGTTGAAGCTAGACAAAATTCTGGGTCATAAATAGAAGTTGGAATAAAATTTATAAAAACTTTTGCATCTATTTTTTTAACAGCTGTTGTTTTAAGTGCCGTTTCTCTACACATTCTATCCAGGGTAAAATTCATATCATTTCTTGCTGATTTTTTAAATAATTGGTCTGGATACATAAGCTCACCATTTGGTAAAACTCCACGTGTTAAGGCTTCATAAGCAAATATTTTATTTGTGTTTATATCAATTATTGGTTGAAAGTGAGCAGTTAAACTGCTATTTTCAAGAATATCAAAAAAGTTTCTATCTTCTATAAAATGCAAATATCTGTTCATTGGTTTTGCAAAAAATATAGTTCCTAAAGAGAGTTGATTATCTTCATTTTCTATGAAGATTTTAATTTCATCTTTTTCTAAATCATTAAAATTTGTATTGAAAAAATCAAAATTCTCCTCAAAAAAAAGTTTTGGATTCTCTTCTTCAATAGTTACAATTCCATCTATTTTTGAAGTTTCAAACCCCAAACTTTTTAGAAGATTTGAAGATTTTATCACTAACTCTGTTATTTGAGTTATGAAGTGAATCTTGCTTTTTTTCTCACTTATAGAAAATATATCTTTGCATTTACAAGCCATTTTTTAATCCTTGATTATAGTAATTACAATTTCACCAACAACAAAACCAAATTTTTTTAGTTTTGAGTGATTTATAATAACTCCATCATCTTGTAAATGAAGCCAATCTTGAACACTCAAATCAAT
Coding sequences within:
- a CDS encoding REP-associated tyrosine transposase; this translates as MGRSRYKIYEPTYPHFITCTILHWIPIFTRTETTNIIFDSLKFLQKEDNLKIYAYVILENHLHIIVSSDDVSKTIKKFKSFTAKEILKYLQNKNVKTILEQLAFYKKAHKTQTTYQLWQEGYQPKLIKDEKMMIETINYIHQNPVKRGYVDVAKHWRYSSARDYEDEKGLIDIERLF
- a CDS encoding EAL domain-containing protein, with translation MACKCKDIFSISEKKSKIHFITQITELVIKSSNLLKSLGFETSKIDGIVTIEEENPKLFFEENFDFFNTNFNDLEKDEIKIFIENEDNQLSLGTIFFAKPMNRYLHFIEDRNFFDILENSSLTAHFQPIIDINTNKIFAYEALTRGVLPNGELMYPDQLFKKSARNDMNFTLDRMCRETALKTTAVKKIDAKVFINFIPTSIYDPEFCLASTVKWAKQLDFDPKNIVFEVVETQNVKDKEHLKTILNYYRSKGFLIALDDVGEGYSSLNMIIDIKPDIIKVDRNIIENIDKDTMKQSIYRALRTICTENGIKLLAEGVETPYELEKVKEIGVDYAQGYYFAKPSAEIIRVI
- a CDS encoding putative DNA modification/repair radical SAM protein; this translates as MKTDIYEKMEILSNSAKYDVSCSSSGVETSFKKGELGATHTSGICHTFTPDGRCVSLLKVLLTNICIYDCAYCINRISNDIPRAVFSPRELADITINFYKRNYIEGLFLSSGIVKNEDHTMTLILKALKILRYEYRFNGYIHVKLIPGCSMELVEQIVKLANRVSSNIELPSDKSLKLLAPNKTKEKVLQPLKFARDLSLAKEQKPIGMSTQLIVGATPESDRDILKLSSALYDKALLKRVYYSAYIPVNNDKNLPSIITKPPLLREHRLYQADWLLRFYDFSWDEIVTDEFPNLDEELDPKTFWALNNLKYFPMEINIASKEELLRIPGIGARGVMKILSARRFKKLTFDDLKKLKISIKKAKYFITCNKEFQRQVPFYRESLKLALTKPEPKKLIQPSLFDISSLTGEL
- a CDS encoding cryptochrome/photolyase family protein: MKTFILYPNQLFKNLSNFVNKKVLLIEEPLFFSQYDFHIQKLVLHRASMKFYESYLKQNNILVEYFEDESYLEIYKNEEIFVYELFDNYLEKKVYKNFSNITTIKNPNFINPKDKNKFLHKFYINRRKELNIFMLNGKPLFDKYSFDEDNRKKLPKEIKIPPTLAFENEFVKEALIYCKKFKSVGVCENFYYPTTFDEASLQLDYFLKEKFENFGSFQDAITKDINQNFLFHSNISSSLNIGLLDLHELIEKIVNFDAPYNAKEGFIRQIIGWREFMLRVYEDDGILLRNSNFFEFTNSMPKKILEAKSGIKILDDTILKLNLTAYNHHIERLMILGNIFLLLEIKPNEVYEFFMKNYIDAYDWVMVGNVYGMSGFSDGGSITTKPYIASSNYLLKMSDYDKKEEWCKIIDALYWRFLYKYSFKFDKNPRMKMQIALLNKMPKEKLENHLKIANNFLEKLFITN
- a CDS encoding TIGR03915 family putative DNA repair protein, which codes for MILVYDGSFEGFLSLVYEVYYKKLKPIKINKTLPNEMIFEEILELKTSKDNAIKVLNAIKTKFPKELIQRILNIFMCDSKEFELYLLEYIIIGFKETKQLYNINNSCVFYLNSLEKELFRNVHKLTGFIRFEELEDGTLYAKVESKFNVLYFLGKHFLKRFNNQNFIIHDLNRKLAFVKIENDFSVQEVAFFDEPNYSSNEQKFQKLWKSFFSGVTIKERINPKLQTQMVPLLYRTYMSEFLD